The segment CTGTTGGTAATGTTTCCCGGCGCAGGAGCTCTTTCTATGGTCTGGCTTCTTGGCGCATAACCAAGGCTGGCATGACGGCCAGCAGGGTTTGCTGGAGTTCTAGTTTCTAGAGTTCAGGCGTGCTTTTCGCTCTCGCGGACAGGAAATACAAAAGGAAGGTAGCATTATGGCGACACTCTCGGTAGTAAAGTTCAATAAAGCTGAAGGGGCTGAAGAGGCGCTCAACAAGCTCCGAGGGTTGCAGCAGCAGCAACTGATTCAAATTATTGATGCCGCGGTCGTCACTTGGCCCGTCGGGCGCAAAGGGCCCAAGACAAGGCAGGCAGTTGATACGGCGGGCATGGGCGCGCTTGGAGGAGGGTTCTGGGGTCTTCTCTTCGGCTTCCTGTTCTTCTTGCCGCTTCTTGGGTTTGCGCTTGGCACGGCGGCGGGTGCCCTGGCTGGCGCTCTGACCGACATCGGAATCGATGACAGCTTTATCAAGCAGGCGCGCGACAAGATCACCCCAGGCACGTCGGCGTTGTTCCTGTTGTCCGCGGATGCAGTGGCCGACCGGGTCGTGCCCGAACTCAAGAACCTGAACCCTGAACTGGTTGCCACGAACTTGTCGAAGGATCAGGAAGCCAAGCTTCGAGAGCTCTTCGCCGAGAATCAGTAGTGGGGAG is part of the Clostridia bacterium genome and harbors:
- a CDS encoding DUF1269 domain-containing protein; translation: MATLSVVKFNKAEGAEEALNKLRGLQQQQLIQIIDAAVVTWPVGRKGPKTRQAVDTAGMGALGGGFWGLLFGFLFFLPLLGFALGTAAGALAGALTDIGIDDSFIKQARDKITPGTSALFLLSADAVADRVVPELKNLNPELVATNLSKDQEAKLRELFAENQ